Within the Corynebacterium sp. sy039 genome, the region CAATAGAAAATCAACCTGCTATTGCTGAGCAGATTCGTGAGCAATACCGCACTTTTGTTGTCGATGAGTACCAGGATGTTACTCCGCTGCAACAGCGATTATTAGAGGCATGGTTAGGTGGGCGAGACGACCTAACCGTGGTGGGGGATCCAAGCCAAACCATCTATTCTTTTGGTGGGGCAACAGTGCGGTATTTGCAGGAGTTTTCTAAAAAATATCCGCACGCTGTCACTATCAAATTGCAGCGCGATTACCGTTCCACACCAGAAATAACTGGACTTGCCAATCATGTCATTAGCCAGGCTAAGGGGACACTTGCTGCTCATACACTCACGCTACAAGGTATGCAGCCTACAGGTCCACACCCAGCGTTTTCCCGTTACGCTGATGACTATGCGGAGGCACAAGCTGTAGCTCAGAAGATAAAAGATCTCATTGCTCAAGGGGTAGCGGCTGGACAGATTGCAATTCTATTTCGGACAAACTCACAAACTGCGGTGTTGGAGCAAGCACTCGCCGAGGCACAGATTAGCTATTATGTCCACAATGATGATGAGTTTTTCCAACGTCCGGAAATTAAGCAGGCAATAAGCCAACTCATCCGGATAAATATGCGCCTGGAACAGGAAAAAGCGCAACTCGATTCTGATGTAGCTCTAGTAGATTTGGTGCGCAATGCCCTTGCGCCAGTGGGGTTGGTGGCTCAAGAACCCCAGGGGCAGCACGCGAGAGCACGGTGGCAAACCTTGCGTTCTTTGATGGACATAATCGTCGACATTGTGCAGCAGCAGCCACACATGGGGTTGGCGCAATTACTTACCGAGCTACATAACAGACACCAGCGGCAACACAATCCAGCTCCTAGTGGGGTCAGCCTCGCCACGCTACATACCGCCAAAGGTTTGGAATGGGAGGCGGTTTTCCTCATTGGGTTAAGTGATGGACTGCTGCCAATGACTCATGCAATCACCGTGGGAGGGGAGGCTATTGAAGAAGAGCGTCGGTTGCTTTATGTAGGAATTACTCGTGCGCAGAAGTATCTTTATTGTTCCTATGCCAAGGCGCGACACGCTGGTGGGCGAGCGAGTCGTCACTGTAGCCGATTTTTAGCTCATGGTGAGTATGGGTTCAATCCACAACCGAGTAGTGCGAAGAGACGTGGTGTGCATTGCCGTGTGTGCGGCGTGAGTGTGACAACTGCTCAAGAGAAAACCTTGAGGCGCTGTAGCGCGTGTATGCAAGATATGCCAGCCCAGGTACATGAGCGTTTTGAGCAATTGGCACTCTGGCGTACCCGCCAAGCGCAAAGCCAGAATGTTCCTGCTTATATGGTTTTTTCCGATGCTACTTTATGGTCACTGGCGCTTGAGAATCCGAGGACAGAGTATGAATTGCTGTCTATATCAGGTATCGGTGCAGTGAAACTTGAGCATTATGGTTCCGAACTTTTAGCATTGCTTAAAAAGTTGTAGGTGTGTGGCGCTAGCGTGTGGTTGATGTGTGTTGGCGCTGTTCATAGCAGTACACGCATAGTGGATGCGAGTGGCGTTGCTCGTGGTGCATATTCGCTGTGTAGAGGTCAAAACTGACGACAGTGCCCGCAGATAAGACAGGTGCCGTGATCGTTGGACTCATCCTTGCATTGTGAGTTGCACCATGAAAGGTAGCTGTGAGCAAGCCGGTGAGTTTAGCTGCTAAGAGGTGTTCATAAGCTGGTGCGTAGCGTTGGCTGGGGCTGCATTGTTCTAGCAGAGCTGTCCAATGTGGATCAGCGTCAATGCAATAGAGCTCTATGCAATGTAGACAAGGACCAGAACCAGATAATTTGACTGGTCCGATAACACAATGTGTATCAATTATGCGGGCAGGAATGACGCTACGTCGACGAGCTAATGCCTGAGTAAGCGCCCCCATTGGTTGCTGCCCGACGACGATAATCGGGATATGTGCCTCGAGTCGTTGAATGAATAAGCGTGGAGATTCATTGCGCATTGGCACGCGAGCTGCAATATCTGATTCGTTTAAGACTTCGTGCACAATAGCCGCACTACGTGAGTTGCCGATGAGAGCGACTGTTGTGGGCTGGTGGTGCCAAATGATGCCGTGTGCTATGAGCTCTTCTACCATAGTGCGTGCGGCAAGTTCGCCGAGTCCTGCTTGAACAAGGCGGGTTATGAATTGTTGCGTTATTGTGGGGGCACGTAATTCTAAAAAAGCTGCCAATACTGCGCTAATAATCTGTGGTTCGCATTGAATAATGCCAGCATGATACGCATTCATGCCAAATTGGATTGCGCCGCCAGGGCGTAAAAATACTCGAGCGTGTGGGCTGAGTTTGATCATATGCGATGTATCGGAAATGCATATGTTATGCATAAGTTCCCCGTCCCCCTGTTGTCTTATACAATTATGAAAACTATGCCAGACAAATACTCAGATGTCGAAATTATTGCTTCCACCAGGCGTGTTCGTAGCATTTCTGCAAAGGTCGTTGATGGGAGAATCCAAGTGCGTGTCCCTGCACATCTTCCTGCTGCTCAGCGCGATAAGGAAGTTGCCGCAATCGTGCGAAAATTACGCGCAAAGTTACACAAGGATACCTTGGATAATGATCAGTTGTGTGCGCGTGCGCACACACTCAATGCTCGCTATCTTGAGAACAGGGCGAGCTTTTCGACGATTACCTGGGTAAGCAATCAACATCAACGCTGGGGCAGTACGACGGTGAAGCACAATGCACTCAGTGAGATTCGCATTAGCCATCGACTAGCTGAGGTACCAGACTATGTGCTCGACGCTGTGATTATCCATGAACTTGTGCATACTTTTGTTCCTGGTGGACACACTGCTGAGTTTTGGCTTTGGGCAGATAGAGCGCCCAAAGCCGAGCGAGCTAAAGGCTTTTTAGAAGCCTATAGCCGCTTTGGAGGCTAATTCGATTTCGCCTCTGGATCCTCGTCTGGACCTTCGTCTGAACCTTCGACGCTACCGTTACCACTATCGCTATCGTCGGAAGAATCTTCTGCGTCTTCTGTTTGGCGTGCCTGCTCAGCAAGTTGTTCTTCCAGAGCGGTGATTTCTGCAATGGGGTCAAAATCATTGCCCAGTGCGTCGTCAAGCAATCCGTCGATGAATTCTGCTGAGTTATCGAGGTCTTCTGCAGTGGGGAGGAAATCTGGATGATCCCACACTTGATCTCTGCGCTCGGCACCTACTGCAACGGTCACACGTCGCCACAGCTCTACGGCTGCCGCTACTTTTGGTGCGTCAAATTCAATACCCACCACAGAAGAAAAGGCTTTTTCTGCAGATCCGCCTGTTTCGCGTCGATGCTTCCAGGCTTCATTCATGGCTGCGGTAGAAGGCAGCATTTCACTTAGGGCTTCGGTAACGACATATTCGACCCAGCCTTCGATAAGGGCAAGGAGAGTCTCTAAGCGGGTTACTGCGCCTAGGTTGCTGGAAGAGATATTAGGGGACAGATCCATCTCCTGTAATTGATGCATTGCATCTTGAATAGCAGAAGGATCTCCCGACTCTAAGTTCATCTCTCGCATTTTTTCTTCGATATGGGACGTGTCGATCACAAGTCCGCTAGCGTATTCTTCTGCGGAAGATACTAGGCGCTCAATGAGCCAAGGAGCATGATGGAAGAGGCGCTGTCGTGCGCTTTCTTGTGCCGCTAGATAAACGAGAAGTTCATGCTGCGCAAACCCTAGTCCGTGGGAGATTTTTCCGAGATTTTTGGGCAAAAGCGCAGTAATTCCGGCAGGGGCAATGGGTAAGCCAAAATCGGTGCCAGTTAAAGTTTGGTCTGCTAAATCACCAAGAGCATTGCCTAGTTGCATACCAAAGTTCATGCCAGACATTTGGTTCATCATGCCGATCATAGGCCCTACCATTTCCCGAGCTTCTTCTGGTAGTGATTCCATTTGGGCTGCGTTCATATTTTCGGCAACTGGGGTGACCATGCGTTTCCAGGTAGGCAGAGTGTTTTCTAACCAGTTTTCTTCATTCCATACCTCTACCTTGTTGCCTGAGGCAGGAAGGATAGTGGATTTATCTAACCATAATTCAGCTAAACGTACTGCGTCATTAACTGCTGTGACATCAGAGTCAGTAATACGGCGCGATATATGTATTTGTTGCCTAGCAATGCGCTCTGCCAAGGCATAATTAACTGGGCCTTGCCCGTCGGGTGAGTTCATTGTGGAACCCATACCGGAGAGCATTTGCCCAAATTGATTGAGCATATCGCCTAAACCGCCCCCGAAGGGATTATTTTTGTCGTTGTTATCGTCATCGTCGTTGCCATTAAAGCTAAAAGAAAATCCAAAACCGTTATTCATAAACCCTAAGTTACCTGCGAGTGAGTGTATTTAGCTATTCATTATCAACGCTCTCAGCGAACACATAGGTATTCTTCGGTGTAGAAATTGGTGTGACCAGCATTGATATTCCAAAATGGGTGTGAGATAAAGTTTTGTGTCTAGGTTTTGTCGGGGGACACAGGGTAGTGTATGTAGCGTGAAACGAGGTTCCCGTACGTTAATTCTTGGCGCTATTCCACTGGTATTGCTTACTGGGTTGGTTACCGTTGATCATATTCCTGGTACCAATATCAGTTTGACTGTGCCTTATGCGGCTGAGGGGACAGGACCTACGTTTAATACTTTGGGTGAAGTAGATGGTCAGGATGTTGTCGAGATTTCCGGTGCGCAATTAGATGATACTGATGGTCACCTTAATATGACCACTGTGAGTGTGCGCTCGAATATGACCTTGGGGCAGGCTTTGGGGCGGTGGCTTTTTACCAAGGATACCCTTGTGCCTATTGAGCAGATTTTTCCGCAGAACATGACTGAAGAAGAAGTCAAAGAAGCAAACGAGAAGGCTTTTAGCACCTCAGAAGCCTCGGCGACGATTGCCGCTATGAATTATCTCAATCTCCCTCTTTCTATTGAAGTTTCTGACCTTGCTGAGGATTCTCCCGCAGCCGCAGTTCTAGAACAAGGCGATGAAATAATCGCTATCGACGACAAGCCCGTGGCACAACCAGAGGAAATTAAGCAGGCAGTGCAAGCCAAAAAGCCTGGTGATTCCCTGTCGGTTAAGTTTAAGCGTGCGGGGAAAGAACAAAGCATATCGCTACGATTAACAGCCAAAGAAGATGAACCTGACACTGCCTTTTTGGGTGCTTCGCTTGTGTCGATTCCTGCTAATGGCGTGGAAGTGACCTATCACTTGGAAGACGTCGGCGGGCCGTCGGCAGGCATGATGTTTAGTTTGGCAGTGATCGATAAGTTATCGAAAGGCAGTCTTACGGGGGGTAAGTTTATTGCTGGTACTGGAACTATTGATGCAGATGGCACTGTTGGTCCTATTGGTGGGATTGAGCATAAAATTCGTGCTGCCAAAGAAGCTGGTGCGCAGTTATTCCTTGCGCCTGAAGCTAATTGCTCGCAGGCGCGTCGTGAAGCCTCGGGAATTACCTTGGCCAGCGTGGACAATATCAGTGACGCTATTGAGCAAATTAAGGCTTTTAATGAGGGGAAAGAGGTAAAGACCTGCTCTTAAAATAGAGCTTTACGCCTAAGTCTAAAGCGCTGGCGTGGTGACACGTGGATTAGTACCCCCCAGGGTGCTCAAAGGGATATTGCAGTGCTGCGATAACACCAGGGGCGATATTTTCCCCACCGCGTAATTCAATATCATCCTCAGCAAAAGGACCTTTGGTAGCTAGTTCTTCTTCGCTGGGACGCAATTGGAGCAGGGTTAATTGTGCATATGTGCCTAAGACTCCGGAGAATAAGCGTGCTGGGCGGGCTTGTGGCACAGCGGAAATGTCTAGTGCAGCGTCCGTGATTGACGTGGATGAATCGGATGCAGATGAGTCATAGAACATGATTTCTTGAGCCAGCACTGCACCAACTACTTGATCGGGCCAGACAATACTGGCAAGAAACTCGCCTAACTCTTCTGAGCCAGGCAGGATATGTTCTGGCAGCATATCTTGAACCACCAAGGCTAGAGGGGTGTGTTCATCTTCTTCGGCAAAGACCTCTGGCATGGCGTCGTCAAGCAAGGACGCGGGAACGAGTGCAAAAAGAGTGGGGGGCTGGTCCCATCCTTCGGCGTGAATAAAATCCACTGCCTCAAGCATGGATTTATTGAGGGCTTGGGGCGGAAAATCAGAGGTAGTCATGATAGTGCGTGTCCTTTGAGCAATGGTCGAACAATAGTTGAGCAATGGTTGCGGGGGATGAACATTAGTTATACCCAAGTTATACCCAATTAACGATACGTGAAAAAGTATGTGTGGGGACAAAACTTTCTTGTTAAGCGTTAGAAAGGCAGCGTCATGTGTGCTTAACGCCCACACCGTGTCTGTCTTGTGTTGTATAAACTGGAAACATTAAGACTGAAAACTGAGAATGAGAGAGTTAAGGAGAACCGAGAGTTGTCGCTCAAAACCTCGTCTGCATTTCCGCAACGCAGGCGCCCACCTCGGCTATTGACCGGAATTATCAGCATTATTGGTATTCTTGCTGTTGCATTGCCGCTGATTGTAGGGCTATACACCAATTGGCTTTGGTTTGGTGAAGTTCAATTCCGTGGCGTATTCAATAAAGTTATCCTGGCGAGGGTAAGCATTTTCCTTGCCTTTAGCATTATCGGCGCAGCCATTATTTGGCTGGCTGGGTATCTTACGTATCGCACTCGTCCGGATATGAGTGTGCTGAGTGCGCTGGCAGGAAAAAGCCCTATTGTGGAGTATCGCAAGGTTCTGGATAAGTCTATTCGGAGGCTGCTTCCTGTGGCTGCTGTTGT harbors:
- a CDS encoding PDZ domain-containing protein, with amino-acid sequence MKRGSRTLILGAIPLVLLTGLVTVDHIPGTNISLTVPYAAEGTGPTFNTLGEVDGQDVVEISGAQLDDTDGHLNMTTVSVRSNMTLGQALGRWLFTKDTLVPIEQIFPQNMTEEEVKEANEKAFSTSEASATIAAMNYLNLPLSIEVSDLAEDSPAAAVLEQGDEIIAIDDKPVAQPEEIKQAVQAKKPGDSLSVKFKRAGKEQSISLRLTAKEDEPDTAFLGASLVSIPANGVEVTYHLEDVGGPSAGMMFSLAVIDKLSKGSLTGGKFIAGTGTIDADGTVGPIGGIEHKIRAAKEAGAQLFLAPEANCSQARREASGITLASVDNISDAIEQIKAFNEGKEVKTCS
- a CDS encoding PPA1309 family protein gives rise to the protein MTTSDFPPQALNKSMLEAVDFIHAEGWDQPPTLFALVPASLLDDAMPEVFAEEDEHTPLALVVQDMLPEHILPGSEELGEFLASIVWPDQVVGAVLAQEIMFYDSSASDSSTSITDAALDISAVPQARPARLFSGVLGTYAQLTLLQLRPSEEELATKGPFAEDDIELRGGENIAPGVIAALQYPFEHPGGY
- a CDS encoding SprT-like domain-containing protein; translation: MKTMPDKYSDVEIIASTRRVRSISAKVVDGRIQVRVPAHLPAAQRDKEVAAIVRKLRAKLHKDTLDNDQLCARAHTLNARYLENRASFSTITWVSNQHQRWGSTTVKHNALSEIRISHRLAEVPDYVLDAVIIHELVHTFVPGGHTAEFWLWADRAPKAERAKGFLEAYSRFGG
- a CDS encoding ATP-dependent DNA helicase UvrD2 — encoded protein: MSIDLSLLDADQKQAALAPRGPVAILAGAGTGKTRTITYRIAHLIEQGLVSPQRVLAVSFTKRAAGEMRQRLTNMGISGVQTRTFHSAAHKQLSHFWPQIGGSLQWQQVDKTYALVAQAAQRIGVSSEKENIKDIKTEIDWAKANLLSPNGYASYVHQHNDRTLNESVEKVAAVYAEYERLKDAGEHLLFDYNDILLHIAGAIENQPAIAEQIREQYRTFVVDEYQDVTPLQQRLLEAWLGGRDDLTVVGDPSQTIYSFGGATVRYLQEFSKKYPHAVTIKLQRDYRSTPEITGLANHVISQAKGTLAAHTLTLQGMQPTGPHPAFSRYADDYAEAQAVAQKIKDLIAQGVAAGQIAILFRTNSQTAVLEQALAEAQISYYVHNDDEFFQRPEIKQAISQLIRINMRLEQEKAQLDSDVALVDLVRNALAPVGLVAQEPQGQHARARWQTLRSLMDIIVDIVQQQPHMGLAQLLTELHNRHQRQHNPAPSGVSLATLHTAKGLEWEAVFLIGLSDGLLPMTHAITVGGEAIEEERRLLYVGITRAQKYLYCSYAKARHAGGRASRHCSRFLAHGEYGFNPQPSSAKRRGVHCRVCGVSVTTAQEKTLRRCSACMQDMPAQVHERFEQLALWRTRQAQSQNVPAYMVFSDATLWSLALENPRTEYELLSISGIGAVKLEHYGSELLALLKKL
- a CDS encoding zinc-dependent metalloprotease, coding for MNNGFGFSFSFNGNDDDDNNDKNNPFGGGLGDMLNQFGQMLSGMGSTMNSPDGQGPVNYALAERIARQQIHISRRITDSDVTAVNDAVRLAELWLDKSTILPASGNKVEVWNEENWLENTLPTWKRMVTPVAENMNAAQMESLPEEAREMVGPMIGMMNQMSGMNFGMQLGNALGDLADQTLTGTDFGLPIAPAGITALLPKNLGKISHGLGFAQHELLVYLAAQESARQRLFHHAPWLIERLVSSAEEYASGLVIDTSHIEEKMREMNLESGDPSAIQDAMHQLQEMDLSPNISSSNLGAVTRLETLLALIEGWVEYVVTEALSEMLPSTAAMNEAWKHRRETGGSAEKAFSSVVGIEFDAPKVAAAVELWRRVTVAVGAERRDQVWDHPDFLPTAEDLDNSAEFIDGLLDDALGNDFDPIAEITALEEQLAEQARQTEDAEDSSDDSDSGNGSVEGSDEGPDEDPEAKSN